From Cucumis melo cultivar AY chromosome 1, USDA_Cmelo_AY_1.0, whole genome shotgun sequence, a single genomic window includes:
- the LOC103501230 gene encoding transcription termination factor MTERF9, chloroplastic, whose protein sequence is MASLSLFSFSPTLHSDFPSSSDFYFSSQFLLTSSTSASSFRAVPIGSRSRRRNVRRFVVRSTHSNATILKPKWRSRFGQTLSPYDTDEDGDDVEEFSSDGDDDDDAWLDNGDFSDVEYDAKRKRAKSQSKTRNNNSQRGNLRHPSEGRGIKFSNDGKSFKVKSNHLDFQDITNDTVKQDFNVDKEVRSTHTGRKGKMMTKKSMEIRFPRLAEEIELDEKWFPLLDYLTTFGLKESHFLQMYERHMPSLQINVYSAQERLEYLLSVGVKQRDVRRILLRQPQILEYTVENNLKSHVAFLLSLGIPNSRVGQIIAAAPSLFSYSVENSLKPTVRYLVEEVGIQEKDLGKVVQLSPQILVQRIDISWNTRYMFLSKEIGAPRDNVVKMVTKHPQLLHYSINDGLLPRINFLRSIGMRNSEILKVSTSLTQVFSLSLEDNLKPKYMYLINELRNEVKSLTKYPMYLSLSLDQRIRPRHRFLVSLKKAPKGPFPLSSFVPTDECFCEQWAETSLDKYLEFRKRLLLKEFAEKYERRR, encoded by the exons ATGGCTtctctctccctcttctctttCTCTCCCACGCTTCACTCTGACTTTCCCTCTTCTTCGGATTTCTATTTCTCGTCCCAATTCCTACTCACTTCTTCCACTTCAGCCTCTAGTTTTCGTGCTGTCCCGATTGGTAGTCGGAGTAGGAGGAGGAATGTGCGTCGGTTTGTGGTCCGGTCTACTCACTCCAATGCTACCATTCTTAAGCCGAAATGGAGGTCGAGATTCGGTCAGACTTTGTCCCCTTATGATACCGATGAAGATGGGGATGATGTGGAGGAGTTCAGCAGTGATggggatgatgatgatgatgcttGGCTGGATAAC GGTGATTTCTCGGATGTTGAATATGATGCCAAAAGAAAGAGAGCCAAGTCACAAAGCAAAACCAGAAATAACAACTCACAGCGAG GTAACTTGAGACATCCCAGTGAAGGCAGGGGTATAAAATTCTCAAATGATGGAAAGAGTTTTAAAGTTAAGAGTAACCACCTTGATTTTCAAGATATCACAAATGATACTGTAAAACAAGACTTCAATGTTGATAAGGAAGTTCGTTCTACCCACACAGGCAGGAAAGGAAAG ATGATGACCAAGAAGTCCATGGAAATTAGATTTCCTCGTCTGGCAGAAGAAATAGAATTGGACGAGAAATGGTTCCCTCTTCTTGATTATCTTACAACATTTGGGCTCAAGGAATCACATTTTCTCCAAATGTATGAGAGACACATGCCTTCTCTTCAAATAAATGTTTATTCTGCTCAAGAAAGACTAGAATACTTGTTAAGTGTTGGTGTCAAACAGAGGGATGTTCGAAGAATACTCTTGAGACAGCCCCAAATTCTGGAGTACACTGTAGAGAACAATTTGAAATCCCATGTTGCTTTCTTACTTAGTTTGGGAATTCCAAATTCCCGAGTGGGGCAGATCATTGCTGCTGCTCCATCTCTATTTTCTTATAGTGTTGAGAATTCATTAAAACCCACAGTCCGATACTTGGTCGAGGAAGTTGGCATCCAGGAAAAGGATCTGGGTAAAGTTGTGCAACTGAGTCCTCAAATCCTGGTTCAACGGATTGATATTTCATGGAACACCAGATATATGTTTCTTTCAAAGGAAATTGGAGCTCCTCGAGACAATGTAGTGAAGATGGTAACTAAACATCCTCAACTCCTCCATTATAGCATCAACGATGGGTTACTACCCAGGATCAATTTCCTTAGAAGTATTGGAATGCGAAATTCAGAGATCTTGAAAGTCTCAACTAGCCTTACACAG GTCTTTTCTCTGTCTCTGGAGGATAATTTGAAGCCCAAATACATGTATCTGATCAATGAACTCCGTAATGAAGTGAAATCACTTACCAAGTATCCCATGTATCTAAGCTTGTCCTTGGATCAGAGAATTCGACCTCGACACCGGTTCCTAGTTTCTCTTAAGAAAGCACCCAAGGGTCCGTTCCCTTTAAGTTCCTTTGTTCCAACTGATGAATGCTTTTGTGAGCAGTGGGCTGAAACCAGCCTAGATAAGTATCTTGAATTTAGGAAGAGATTACTATTGAAGGAGTTCGCGGAGAAATATGAAAGGAGACGATAA